A stretch of the Gracilinanus agilis isolate LMUSP501 chromosome 4, AgileGrace, whole genome shotgun sequence genome encodes the following:
- the SLC9A3R1 gene encoding Na(+)/H(+) exchange regulatory cofactor NHE-RF1 isoform X1: MSADGTSEGPLPRLCNLEKGPNGYGFHLHGEKGKVGQFIRLVEPGSPAEKAGLLAGDRLVEVNGENVEQESHQQVVSRIRAALNSVRLLVVDPEADERLQKLGVQVREELLRGQPGEVPAEPTPKRAVEELADASEKGQPGAAGESGEKKSLQEQRELRPRLCAMKKGPSGYGFNLHSDKSKPGQYIRAVDPNSPAEASGLQAQDRIVEVNGVCMEGKQHGDVVAAIKAGGEETKLLVVDKETDEFFKKCKVIPSQEHLNGPLPEPVANGEVEKESNSASWSEAVCECPKPASSRSTLSDTSDEVDSQDSPKKRDSTPPSSTSSSSDPILDFNISLAVAKERAHQKRSSKRAPQMDWSKKNELFSNL, translated from the exons ATGAGCGCCGACGGGACCTCCGAGGGTCCCCTGCCCCGGCTCTGCAACCTGGAGAAGGGCCCGAATGGCTACGGCTTCCACCTCCACGGGGAGAAGGGCAAAGTGGGACAGTTTATCCGGCTGGTGGAACCAGGCTCGCCGGCCGAAAAGGCGGGACTGCTGGCCGGGGACCGGCTAGTGGAGGTGAACGGCGAGAATGTGGAGCAGGAGAGTCACCAGCAGGTGGTGAGCCGCATCCGCGCCGCGCTCAACTCCGTGCGTCTGCTAGTGGTCGATCCTGAGGCGGACGAGCGCCTGCAGAAGCTAGGCGTCCAGGTGCGGGAAGAGCTGCTGCGCGGCCAGCCTGGGGAGGTTCCGGCCGAGCCTACACCGAAGAGGGCCGTGGAAGAGTTGGCGGATGCAAGCGAGAAGGGGCAGCCAGGAGCGGCCGGGGAGTCTGGGGAAAAGAAGAGTCTACAGGAACAG AGGGAGCTGAGGCCCCGACTTTGTGCTATGAAAAAAGGTCCTAGTGGCTATGGCTTCAATCTGCACAGTGACAAGTCTAAACCTGGCCAGTACATCCGTGCTGTGGATCCCAACTCACCAGCTGAGGCCTCGGGGCTCCAGGCCCAGGATCGCATTGTGGAG GTGAATGGGGTCTGTATGGAAGGGAAACAGCACGGGGATGTGGTAGCTGCCATCAAGGCTGGAGGAGAGGAGACCAAGCTGCTGGTTGTGGACAAGGAAACTGATGAATTCTTCAAAAAGTGTAAAGTGATACCGTCCCAGGAGCACCTGAATG GTCCCTTGCCAGAGCCTGTTGCCAATGGAGAAGTAGAGAAG GAGAGCAACAGTGCCAGTTGGTCTGAGGCAGTGTGTGAGTGCCCCAAACCAGCATCGTCAAGATCCACACTTAGTGACACCAGTGATGAG GTGGATTCTCAAGACAGTCCCAAGAAAAGAGATTCCACTCCACCCTCttctacctcctcctcctccgacCCCATTTTGGACTTCAACATCTCCCTGGCGGTGGCCAAAGAACGGGCTCACCAGAAACGCAGCAGCAAACGGGCACCACAGATGGACTGGAGCAAGAAAAATGAACTCTTTAGCAATCTCTGA
- the SLC9A3R1 gene encoding Na(+)/H(+) exchange regulatory cofactor NHE-RF1 isoform X2, translated as MSADGTSEGPLPRLCNLEKGPNGYGFHLHGEKGKVGQFIRLVEPGSPAEKAGLLAGDRLVEVNGENVEQESHQQVVSRIRAALNSVRLLVVDPEADERLQKLGVQVREELLRGQPGEVPAEPTPKRAEVEVLGNQNEETEANRYDPEQRELRPRLCAMKKGPSGYGFNLHSDKSKPGQYIRAVDPNSPAEASGLQAQDRIVEVNGVCMEGKQHGDVVAAIKAGGEETKLLVVDKETDEFFKKCKVIPSQEHLNGPLPEPVANGEVEKESNSASWSEAVCECPKPASSRSTLSDTSDEVDSQDSPKKRDSTPPSSTSSSSDPILDFNISLAVAKERAHQKRSSKRAPQMDWSKKNELFSNL; from the exons ATGAGCGCCGACGGGACCTCCGAGGGTCCCCTGCCCCGGCTCTGCAACCTGGAGAAGGGCCCGAATGGCTACGGCTTCCACCTCCACGGGGAGAAGGGCAAAGTGGGACAGTTTATCCGGCTGGTGGAACCAGGCTCGCCGGCCGAAAAGGCGGGACTGCTGGCCGGGGACCGGCTAGTGGAGGTGAACGGCGAGAATGTGGAGCAGGAGAGTCACCAGCAGGTGGTGAGCCGCATCCGCGCCGCGCTCAACTCCGTGCGTCTGCTAGTGGTCGATCCTGAGGCGGACGAGCGCCTGCAGAAGCTAGGCGTCCAGGTGCGGGAAGAGCTGCTGCGCGGCCAGCCTGGGGAGGTTCCGGCCGAGCCTACACCGAAGAGGGCC GAAGTAGAAGTTCTAGGTAACCAAA atgaggaaactgaggcaaacagg tatgaccctgagcaa AGGGAGCTGAGGCCCCGACTTTGTGCTATGAAAAAAGGTCCTAGTGGCTATGGCTTCAATCTGCACAGTGACAAGTCTAAACCTGGCCAGTACATCCGTGCTGTGGATCCCAACTCACCAGCTGAGGCCTCGGGGCTCCAGGCCCAGGATCGCATTGTGGAG GTGAATGGGGTCTGTATGGAAGGGAAACAGCACGGGGATGTGGTAGCTGCCATCAAGGCTGGAGGAGAGGAGACCAAGCTGCTGGTTGTGGACAAGGAAACTGATGAATTCTTCAAAAAGTGTAAAGTGATACCGTCCCAGGAGCACCTGAATG GTCCCTTGCCAGAGCCTGTTGCCAATGGAGAAGTAGAGAAG GAGAGCAACAGTGCCAGTTGGTCTGAGGCAGTGTGTGAGTGCCCCAAACCAGCATCGTCAAGATCCACACTTAGTGACACCAGTGATGAG GTGGATTCTCAAGACAGTCCCAAGAAAAGAGATTCCACTCCACCCTCttctacctcctcctcctccgacCCCATTTTGGACTTCAACATCTCCCTGGCGGTGGCCAAAGAACGGGCTCACCAGAAACGCAGCAGCAAACGGGCACCACAGATGGACTGGAGCAAGAAAAATGAACTCTTTAGCAATCTCTGA